A single Pantoea rwandensis DNA region contains:
- the mdtI gene encoding multidrug/spermidine efflux SMR transporter subunit MdtI, whose amino-acid sequence MATFNAIHVAWLALAIGLEIVANIFLKYSDGFRRVIYGVLSLVAVLGAFSALSQAVKGIELSVAYALWGGFGLVATVAAGWVLFGQRLNRLGWLGVGLLIAGMLLIKFA is encoded by the coding sequence ATGGCCACGTTTAATGCGATACACGTTGCCTGGCTGGCACTGGCGATTGGGCTGGAGATCGTCGCTAATATCTTTCTCAAATACTCCGATGGTTTCCGCCGTGTAATTTACGGCGTGCTCTCACTGGTCGCGGTGCTGGGGGCATTCAGCGCCTTGTCACAGGCGGTTAAAGGGATCGAACTCTCAGTCGCTTATGCGCTGTGGGGCGGTTTTGGTCTGGTGGCAACGGTGGCAGCCGGATGGGTGCTATTTGGTCAACGTCTGAACCGTCTCGGCTGGCTTGGTGTTGGGTTGCTGATTGCGGGGATGCTGTTGATCAAGTTCGCTTAA